One Aegilops tauschii subsp. strangulata cultivar AL8/78 chromosome 2, Aet v6.0, whole genome shotgun sequence genomic window, ggtgctgatcatgttttgctcgtggaagaggcttagtcaacgggtctgcaacattcagatccgtatgtatcttgctaatttctatgtctcccacctggactaaatcccagatggaattgaagcgtcttttgatttgcttggttctcttgtgaaatctggattcctttgctaaggcaattgcaccagtattgtcacaaaagattttcattggacccgatgcactaggtatgacacctagatcggatatgaactccttcatccagactccttcatttgctgcttccgaagcagctatgtactccgcttcacacgtagatcccaccacgacgctttgtttagaactgcaccaactgacagctccaccgttcaatgtaaacacgtatccggtttgcgatttagaatcgtctggatcagtgtcaaagcttgcatcgacgtaaccatttacgatgagctctttgtcacctccataaacgggaaacatatccttagtccttttcaggtatttcaggatgttcttgaccactgtccagtgatccactcctggattattttggtaccttcctgctagacttatagcaaggcatacatcaggtctggtacacagcattgcatacatgatagagcctatggctgaagcatagggaacatctttcatcttctctctatcttctgcagtggttgggcattgagtcttactcaatttcacaccttgtaacacaggcaagaaccctttctttgcttgatccattttgaactttttcaaaactttgtcaaggtatgtgctttgtgaaagtccaattaagcgtcttgatctatctctataaatcttgatgcccaatatatacgcagcttcaccgaggtctttcattgaaaaaatcttaatcaagtatccctttatgctatccagaaattctatatcatttccaatcagcaatatgtcatccacatataatatcagaaatgctacagagctcccactcactttcttgtaaatacaggcttctccaaaagtctgtataaaaccaaatgctttgatcacactatcaaagcgtttattccaactccgagaggcttgcaccagtccataaatggatcgctggagcttgcacactttgttagctttccttggatcgacaaaaccttccggttgcatcatatacaactcttcttccagaaatccattcaggaatgcagttttgacatccatttgccaaatttcataatcataaaatgcggcaattgctaacataattcggacagacttaagcatcgctacgggtgagaaggtctcatcgtagtcaatcccttgaacttgtcgaaaacctttcgcaacaagtagagctttatagacagtaacattaccatcagcgtcagtcttcttcttgaagatccatttattttcaatggcttgccgatcatcgggcaagtcaaccaaagtccatactttgttctcatacatggatcccatctcggatttcatggcctcaagccattctgcggaatctgggctcaccatcgcttcttcatagttcataggttcgtcatggtctagtaacataacctccagaacaggattactgtaccactctggtgcggatcttactctggttgatctacgaggttcagtaataacttgatctgaagtttcatgatcatcatcattaacttcctcactaattggcgtaggtgtcgcggaaactggtttctgtgatgaactactttccaataagggagcaggtacagttacctcatcaagttctactttcctcccattcacttctttcgagagaaactccttctccagaaaatttccgaatttagcaacaaaagttttgccttcggatctgtgatagaaggtgtacccaatagtctcctttgggtatcctatgaagacacatttctccgatttgggttcgagcttatcaggttgaagttttttcacataagcatcgcagccccaaactttaagaaatgacaactttggtttcttgccaaaccacagttcataaggcgtcgtctcaacggattttgatggtgccctatttaacgtgaatgcagccgtctctaaagcataaccccaaaatgatagcggtaaatcagtaagagacatcatagatcgcaccatatctagtaaagtacgattacgacgttcggacacaccattacgttgtggtgttccgggtggcgtgagttgcgaaactattctgcattgtttcaaatgtagaccaaactcgtaactcaaatattctcctccacgatctgatcgtagaaactttattttcttgttacgatgattttcaacttcactctgaaattctttgaacctttcaaatgtttcagacttatgtttcattaagtagatatacccatatctgctcaaatcatctgtaaaggtgagaaaataacgatatccgccacgagcctcaatattcatcggaccacatacatctgtatgtatgatttccaacaaatctgttgctctctccatagttccggagaacggtgttttagtcatcttgcccatgaggcacggttcgcaattaccaagtggttccaaaagtccatcagtatggagtttcttcatgcgctttacaccgatatgacctaaacggcagtgccacaaataagttgcactatcattatcaactctgcatcttttggcttcaatattatgaatatgtgtatcactactatcgagattcaacaaaaatagaccactcttcaagggtgcatgaccataaaagatattactcatataaatagaacaaccattattctctgatttaaatgaataaccgtctcgcattaaacaagatctagatataatgttcatgcttaacgctggcaccaaataacaattatttaggtctaaaactaatcccgaaggtagatgtagaggtagcgtgccgaccgcgatcacatcgactttggaaccatttcccacgcgcatcgtcacctcgtccttagccaatcttcgcttaatccgtagcccctgtttcgagttgcaaatattagcaacagaaccagtatcaaatacccaggtgctactgcgagcattagtgaggtacacatcaataacatgtatatcatatatacctttgttcaccttgccatccttcttatccgccaaatacttggggcagttccgcttccagtgaccagtctgcttgcagtagaagcactcagtctcaggtttaggtccagacttgggtttcttctcctgagcagcaacttgtttgctgttctttttgaagttccccttcttcttccctttaccctttttcttgaaactagtggtcttattgaccatcaacacttgatgctccttttttatttctacctccgcagcctttagcattgcgaagagctcgggaatcgtcttatccatctcttgcatattatagttcatcacgaagctcttgtagcttggtggcagtgattgaagaattctgtcaatgacgctatcatccggaagattaactcccagttgaatcaagtgattgttatacccagacattttgagtatatgctcactgatagaactattctcttccatcttgcagctgtagaacttattggagatttcatatctctcaatccgggcatttgcttgaaatattaacttcaactcctggaacatctcatatgctccatgacgttcaaaacgtcgttgaagacccggttctaagccgtaaagcatggcacactgaactattgagtagtcatcagctttgctctgccagacgttcataacatctggtgttgctcctgcagcaggcctagcaccaagcggtgcttccatgacgtaattcttctgtgcagcaatgaggataatcctcaagttacggacccagtccgtgtaattgctaccatcatctttcaactttgctttctcaaggaacgcattaaaattcaacggaacaatagcacgggccatctatctacaattaacatagacaagcaaaatactatcaggtactaagttcatgataaattcaagttcaattaatcatattatttaagaactcccacttagatagacatccctctaatcctctaagtgatcacatgatccatatcaactaaaccatgtccgatcatcacgtgagatggagtagtttcaacggtgaacatcactatgttgatcatatctactatatgattcacgctcgacctttcggtctccgtgttccgaggccatatctgttatatgctaggctcgtcaagtttaacctgagtattccgcgtgtgcaactgttttgcacccgttgtatttgaacgtagagcctatcacacccgatcatcacgtggtgtctcagcacgaagaactttcgcaacggtgcatactcagggagaacacttatactttgataatttagtgaaggatcatcttataatgctaccgtcaatcaaagcaatataagatgcataaaagataaacatcacatgcaatcaatataagtgatatgatatggccatcatcatcttgtgcttgtgatctccatctccgaagcaccgtcatgatcaccatcgtcaccggcgcgacaccttgatctccatcgtagcatcgttgtcgtctcgccaatcttatgcttcttcGACTATCGCTAcggcttagtgataaagtaaagcattatagggcgattgcattgcatacaataaagcgacaaccatatggctcctgccagttgccgataactcggttacaaaacatgatcatctcttacaataaaattcagtatcatgtcttgaccatatcacatcacaacatgccctgcaaaaacaagttagacgtggtcacctttaagcaacgagtgctcgcaacggtgaaaccagtctcgcgtaagcgtacgcgtaatgtcggtccgggccgcttcatctcacaataccgtcgaaccaaagtatgacatgctggtaagcagtatgacttatatcgcccacaactcacttgtgttctactcgtgcataacatcaacgcataaaacctggctcggatgccactgttggggaacgtagtaatttcaaaaaaattcctacaaacacgcaagatcatggtgatgcatagcaacgagaggggagagtgttgtccacgtaccctcgtagaccgatagcggaagcgttaacacaacgcggttgatgtagtcatacgtcttcacgatccgaccgatcaagtaccgaacgtacggcacctccgagttcagcacacgttcagctcgatgacgtccctcgaactccgatccagccgagtgttgagggagagtttcgtcagcacgacggcgtggtgacgatgatgatgttctaccgacgcagggcttcgcctaagcaccgctacgatattatcgaggtgtaatatggtggaggggggcaccgcacacggctaagagatcaatagatcaattgttgtgtctatggggtgcccccctgccgccgtatataaaggagaaagggggaggccggccggcccttgtcggcgcgccaggaggaggagtcctcctcctagtaggagtaggactcccctctttcctactcctactaggagggggaaaggaagggggagagggagaaggaaaggggggcgccgccccccctctcctagtccaattcggaccagaggggaagggggcgcgccgcccctcctggctgcccctctctctctccactaaggcccataaggcccattacttctcccggggggttccggtaaccctacggcactccggttttctccgaaatcacccggaacacttccggtgtccgaatgtagtcgtccaatatatcaatctttatgtctcgaccattttgagactcctcgtcatgtccgtgatcatatccgggactccgaacaaccttcggtacatcaaaacatataaactcataatataactgtcatcgtaacgttaagcgtgcggaccctacggattcgagaactatgtagacatgaccgagacacgtctccggtcaataaccaatagcggaacctggatgctcatattggctcccacatattctacgaagatctttatcggtcagaccgcataacaacatacgttgttccctttgtcatcggtatgttacttgcccgagattcgatcgtcggtatctcaatacctagttcaatctcgttagcggcaagtctctttactcgttccgtaatacatcatcttgcaacaaactctttagttgcaatgcttgcaaggcttaagtgatgtgcattaccgagagggcccagagatacctctccgacaatcggagtgacaaatcctaatctcgaaatacgccaacccaacaagtaccttcggagacacctgtagagcacctttataatcacccagttacgttgtgacgtttggtagcacacaaagtgttcctctggtagaggggagttgcataatctcatagtcctaggaacatgtataagtcatgaagaaagcaatagcaatatactaaacgatcaagtgctaagctaacggaatgggtcaagtcaatcacatcattctcctaataatgtgatcccgttaatcaaatgacaactcatgtctatggctaggaaacataaccatctttgatcaacgagctagtcaagtagaggcatactagtgacactctgtttgtctatgtattcacacaagtattatgtttccggttaatacaattctagcatgaataataaacatttatcatgaaataaggaaatacataataactttattattgcctctagggcatatttccttcaataccgatgatcgaatctcgggcaagtaacataccgatgacaaagggaacaacgtatgttgttatgcggtttgaccgataaagatcttcataaaatatgtaggagccaatatgagcatctaggttccgctattggttattgaccggagatgtgtcttggtcatgtctacatagttctcgaacccgtagggtccgcacgcttaacgttcgatgacgatttgtattatgagttatgtgatttgatgtaccgaaggttgtttggagtcccggatatgatcacagacatgacgaggagtctcgaagtggtcgagacgtgaagatcgatatattggaaggctatattcggacatcggaaaggttctgagtgattcagatatctttcggagtaccggagagttatgggaattcgccgggggaagtagtgggccttaatgggctatacgggaaaggagaaaagggcctcaaggggtggccgcgcgacccccatggcaagtccgaattggactagggagggggcggcgcccccctctctttccttctccctctcctactctttccctctctcccctcttggaaaaggaaggggactccaactaggattgggaatcctagttggactccccctataggcgcgcccctcctaggccggcctcctcctcctccctcctttatatacatggccaagggggcaccccaagacacacaagttgatttcttagccgtgtgcggtggccccctccacagatttccacctcggtcatatcgttgtagtgcttaggcgaagccctgcgtcggtaacttcatcatcaccgtcatcacgccgtcgtgctgacgaaactctccctcggcctcaactggatcaagagtacgagggacgtcaccgagctgaacgtgtgcagatcgcggaggtgccgtgcgttcggtacttgtatcggttggatcgcgaagacgttcgactacatcaaccgcgttactaaacgcttccgctttcggtctacgagggtacgtggacacactctcccctcttgttgctatgcatcacatagatagatcttgtgtgatcgtaggaatttttttgtaaTTACTGCGTCCCCCGACAAAAAATAGTGATAATCGTTATTTATCTCTAGCTAAATAAGCATCTGAGTTGTTGAACAAGATTGGCATGTAAAACTGTAAACCTTCACCAACACCTTTATCCAGTTCAGAACCTATATGTTGGACACAAGGAGAACTTTTGAAGGAGGACATCACCAGTTACAGAAGCATAGTTGGTGTCCTTCAGTATTTGACTCTCACTCGACCCGACATTTCCTTTGCAGTTAAAAAAGATTGTTAGTTTCTTCATGCACCCACTACAACCCACTGGACAGCAGCCAAGCGAATCTTGAGGTATGTGAAGAATACACTAACTATTGGTCTCACATTCAGAAAATCATCATCTACTCTTATAACTGCATTCTTCGATGCATATTGGGCTGGTTGCTTGGATGATAGAAGGTACACTGGTGGGTTTGCTATATTCTATGGATCAAATTTAGTCTCATTGTGTGCAAACAAACATGCAACAATTTCCAAGTCAAATACAGAAGCAGAATATAAAGCACTGACCAATGCAACAACTAAAGTCATTTGGATCCAGTCTATATTGAAGGAACTTAGAATTCAAGAAGTACAAGCTCCATGTCTCTGGTGTAACAATCTTAGTGCAACGTATCTTTCTGCTAACCCAGTTTTTCATGCCAGGACCGAACATATTAAGATAGACTTTGACTTTGTCAGAGAATGAGTTACAAACAAACAGTTAGAGGTCGAATTTATTCCCTCAAAGGACCAGCTAGCGGATGGTTTTACAAGGGCATTACCCACTATAAGCTTTGAAGAATTTTGGTGTAATCTCAACTTAGTGACGTTGTGATTAAGGGGGTGTATTGAAAATATTGTGTATACGGTGACAGCCTTGTGCTTGGGGTGTATTGGAAATATTGTGTATACGGTGACAGCCTTGTGCTTGTGCCTAACGTATAGGATTAGGAGTAGTTAGAGATATGTCTCATTTATCTTTCTATCTCTCCATGTAATTCTCCCTACGGTTGATCAACCGAACCCTTGTAATCCCACTAGACCCAAAGTCTCAATCTATCAATATGTAGCCTACGGGCACCCATGCATGGGTGTTAAGACGCTTCATCAAATTCCACACTCGCTCGTCATCGACGTCCTCAACTCTCTGATCCAGTGATCCCTCTACATCGACGACGTGGTCATCTTGTACCACTCGGATCAACACGACATCACGACCATCAAAGAGCTTCTGCGGGTCTTTGGGACTACGTCCGGTCTCCTGACGAACATCGTCATATGCTCGGCTACCCCGATTCGCTGCTCCGCTCCCTGACAAGCTTATAAAACCATTTTGCCATGCGAGGCAATATTTTTGACGGTAAGTCCTGAATTCTCTTCCCCCCTTGATCTTCGGGCCACAAACAACACTCTATTTGGCAAAACGGATATTTTACGATTTTAAGCGAAATAATTATTCATGGTCTATTGGGCAATAACAATACGAGAAATGTAACGACCGAACGTTCGGTTTTTGTTAACAGATCCGAACGAGTTTGGGTGTCGTTCGATCCTGGTTACACGACCGCGATTATCGCTGGTTCGTTGTGCATGcgttttttttttgaggggttgTGCGATTCGGGGCGATAAACAGCAAAGCGAAAAAATATGCAAGAATCGGGATTCGATACCAGCTCTCCAGGCTATCAAAGGAGATGAATAATGGCTCATTAGCCAATCCACTAGCATGCTCCAGTTGTCATTATCTTAGGATAGAGCGCTATTTGACCGCCAGACTaaattctactccctccgtcccataatgtaagatgctttttgacactagtgtaatgtaaaaaaacatcttacattatgggacggagggagtatattttaAGAGAACAGTTACATGTTTGACTGGGCTCTCTTTGTCATTGTTTTGTACCTATCTACCATGCCTAAAGTTCAATGATATTTTAGAAAAACAAATTTGCCTAACTTCCAAATTGTACGATGCCTAACCTGAAGGACACAAAAAATTCTAGTAAGAAATTGTACTCACGAGTTAGTGTCTCGAGTTTTGTCCGCATGCCATTTCAATTGGTGTATACTGGCTTCAATCTTGAGTTTCATAAAGAGAGATCAGTTTCTTCAATGACATGCCGGTGCTTGTGACAACGGAAGTGATGGCTATTGGCTAGTCGTTAAGTTTTGTGTAAATAGCATGACACGCATCATGGACGTGATAATTTACTCGCAAACATCACGATAATTTTGACATGGGGATTCTTTTTTATTGAAAACACTCACGGTAATTTATATataaatagcatggtaatataCGTAGCACAAACCTGACACCAAAACTTTGATGGGGGAGAGTTGTTGGAAAACATACCGCATATATCTTGTGTGTaaaatagcatggtaatataCGTACCGCATATCTCATAACTTAGGTACAAACACTGCATAACTATTTACCTGGGAAAAAGTTGTTGAAGACGCACCCATGATAATTTCTATataaatagcatggtaatataCACACAACATACCTTATAACTTAGGTACAAACATCGTGATAACTTTGACATGGGGAAGCAAGGTTGTTGAAACCCTGCCAAAATTTGTGGCAAATATCAATGCATTATATGCACCACCGACCTGATAACTTAGGTACAAACACCACGATAACTTTTTATCTAGGAAAAAAGGTTGTTGAAGACGCACCCGTGATAACTTCTATATGAATAGCGTGGTAATATACACACAACATACCTGATAGCTTAGGTACAAACATCGTGATAACTTTGATCCAGGGAAATAAGGTTGTTGAAAACAAAACCCCGGTAAAATTTGTGGCAAATAACAGTGCATTATATGCATCGTAGGCGTGATAGCTTAGGTATAAACACCATGATAACTTTTTAtcgggggggcggggggggggggggggggaggggaggaTTTTTTGAAAAACATATTCCCGGTACTTTGTGTGCAACATGGTAATGTACACAACAAAGCTGACAACTCACTGCAAACATCATAATCACGTTTTGACCCTGGGATAAAAGTTTGTTTAAAATATACCCCGAAAACTTTTGTGTAAATGACACGATAACTTATGTATTATAGACGTGATAACTTACATAGCCCAGATGTGGTAACTTTTGGTCCAAAAAAAAGTCATCAGAACATAACAACATgcgatctagtttcgaagatctaaTCGAGACGATTTTTTTTTACGAAGACGGTTTTTCAACCGGAGCGACGGTTTGAGCTACAAAACATTTTAAAGTTTTAAGAAAGAAAGAATCTAGGATGACATCAGCTTTTCGTCCTTTAGTGCATATATGCATGTAATTAGAGAAAAGAGTGCATGTGAAAAGAAATTAGTCAttctaatgcatgcatgtatataATTAGAGTGAAATAAGAATCGTTCTTGCCTATTGCTAAAATCCGAATGTTTGGTAGTTATTAAAGTCCATAACAATAATGTGGATTGTGGGGTATATCATGAACATATGTTTCACTGTCAAGTTTTATGCTGCGCTCCTTTTTTCTTGACATTGTGTAGTCCAGTTAGTTTTTCAGTTCAGTGATATGGGCCGAGGTTCCTAACTGTAATAACGTCCCTTGGACCTACTATCCGACACACATGTGTCATCTGGGACAAAAAGAAGTTACACTGCCATAGTGCTGGTACTATCCATCTTAATGGATATGAATTGGCGTACGGTTGCTAGGTTGGATCGTCTTCACAAAAGTTTCCTCTGCAGTTATCTCGTACAACAGTGGTGGTTTACTGAGCACGTTACCAGCAGGACACTGAACTCTCAGGCAGAACACTGAACTGTAACACTTGCAAAGTTCCAAGGCCATGGAGTTGAAAATCTCCGACTGATGTAAAATCGCAACATATTATATGGTGCCAACAAAATCCCGACCTGTTGCATTTTGAGCAGTTTTGCTCCTTCGTTTCTGGTTTCTACGGTGATGTACACCTTTACGGTGCTGCTCTTTGTCAATGTGTACCGATCAGGAAAGGTAGAGCGTTCGTCCTGATCGATCCAACCATACGATCGAGCCAATTACGGATGTGAGCAACCACTACAAGAGAGTCAGTCAGCTACTTCCAACTTTATGTGCAACGATTTCGGACAAGTGAACTTCTACTTCTGCTCTGCATTCTTGGAATACCAAGAATGACGACTGAAACAATGAAAAAAGAACATCAGGTCTGAAACAGAGTGCAAAGAAATGTCGCCACAAGCCACGGAAGGAAGAACTGAGGGTTGCCATAAGATGGTAAGAATCACAGACCGCGCAAGCAGAGGTCGCCATTACAGGGCATGCTTACACAGATCTGCCACCGCATTTAGTCAGAGGATGTTCACGGCAACGTCCTGGCGACGAGCACACGTACAAAGCAGCAGCCACAATGGCTGGCACACCATGCATGAACAATTGCTTGGTCGTTCCCAGCATGGATCAGTTGGGGTTGAGGTCCTGGAACAGGCATTCCCACTGGACAgtctcgtcgccgccgccgccgccgctctcggCGTCCCTCATGGCGTGCACCGTCGCGGCGCCCCTGCACCCGCCGGCCGCCCGCGTGGCCCTCGCCGCGGACGAGCGCGCGCACGTCGTACCTGGCGCCTTGGGCATGGACCTGGTCCGCTTCGGCGCCTTGCAGCGCCCGAAGCTCGAGCGGCCCACGTCGACGTGGCCGtccggctgctgctgctggctGGGGACCAGCACGAGCGCCgtggacgacgacgacgactccCCGCGGAGGCGGACGAGCGCGCGCACGTACCTGGCGACGCGGCCGACGGCGGCCACGAGGCCCGAgagcggcgcggcggaggaggaCGTACTACGGCGGCCCCGCTCTCCGGGGCCGGGGCGCGCGAGCTTGAGGATCTCGAGGCGGTGCTTGGCGACGTCGATGCCCATGCTGCGGAGGAAGTCGTGGTCGAAGTAGGCGGCGTCGCCGGCCTCCAGCTCGTTGCGCGCCAGCACCAGCGCGTACTCGTGCACCAGCGCCGGCTCCAGCCTCGCCGACGACAGCCACGCGTGCCACTCCATGGCGCCGCTCATCGCGCTCATCGAGCCGGTCTTCGCTTTGTTGGTGACTCAGTCGTGAGGTTTATAGGAGGAGGAGTGGAGAAACGGCACGGCGATCTCGACCGTCCGTTCCTCTAGCCCGGTTGTGCTACGGCGTGTAGGTGTGGCACAGTTGGGAGCGCTCGTGACACTTGTCACGTACTACTCGCTTTTCAACACACATGGTGATACAGTGGTGGTCACCAGTGGTGAGTGTGTAATAATAAGGACTGTTAAAGCCAGCACAGCTTCAGATTATGGGTAAACAATCTTTTCTATGGCCGTAAAAGGAGTAAAATTCAATCACAGTCCCTAGAACGATCTTTTTTATTCACATCCATATACTCGCTCTGTCCTAAAATAATTGTCAAGAAAttgataaaaatggatgtataaAGAACTAAAATACAGATACATCCATTTTCCCACAACTATTTCCGGACGGAGAGAGTATATATAACGATATCCGTCGGCCAGTTCAAACACAGAGGGAGGAACCATCACCGACAAACGCACTCGGTGCATTCTTTTCACACTTATTTTGAGTGTAACATAGAAAAAGTCATATTGTCCATTAAAAGAAGAGGAACTGATGTGGTTCAAAACACGCAATACAGCCTTTCTTTAGCTCACCGGCACCCTTGAAGAGACTCTCGAGTGATTCAATCTGGCACTCTATGCCCACGTGGCGTCGTAATCAACATTCCCTCAGGAGGCTAAATACAGATTGCATGATTTCTCTCATTTCTAAACTAGACATGACTAACATTGATTCGACTGAGATTAACACTCCTGAAGGGTTGGATTTTTTGCGGGGTGAAACTCTGTTTCGAGAATGTTGGATTTGTTGCCTAATAGTGTCAAAAGAGTCTTGCATTTTGAGACAACGGGAGTAGGGTCTAGTGTGCTCGACGGGGCGGGCATTTTCAGCTAAAATGAGC contains:
- the LOC109782225 gene encoding uncharacterized protein, with protein sequence MSAMSGAMEWHAWLSSARLEPALVHEYALVLARNELEAGDAAYFDHDFLRSMGIDVAKHRLEILKLARPGPGERGRRSTSSSAAPLSGLVAAVGRVARYVRALVRLRGESSSSSTALVLVPSQQQQPDGHVDVGRSSFGRCKAPKRTRSMPKAPGTTCARSSAARATRAAGGCRGAATVHAMRDAESGGGGGDETVQWECLFQDLNPN